The Ancylothrix sp. D3o genome segment GCCGGTAAATCAAAAATCATGGGCTTTGGGCACCGCGTTTATAAAGTCAAAGATCCGCGAGCCACCATTCTGCAAAGCTTAGTGGAACAACTGTTTGCTAAATTTGGCAGCGATAAATACTACGATATCGCCCTTGAACTTGAAAAAGTCGTAGCCGAAAAACTCGGTCATAAAGGCATTTATGCCAACGTAGACTTTTACTCTGGTTTAGTCTACCGAAAACTAGGCATCCCCACCGACTTATTTACACCGATTTTTGCTATTGCACGGGTGGCCGGTTGGGTAGCGCACTGGAAAGAACAACTCGGAGAAAACCGCATTTACCGGCCTACTCAAATTTACACCGGCTCGCACAATGCTCCTTATATTGACATGGAAAGCCGTTAACGCTTGTATCTCATGCTTTTTTAACGCAGAAGTTGCAGAGGTTGAACAAGAGGAACTTAGATAGAGTCTATTTAACTTTTCTGTGTTAACCTCTGTGTTCCTCTGTGTTAAAAAACATCCTATGAAACTAAGCAGCTTTAACTTTCTTTTTGGCATTTGGGGTCAACGCTTAACCGCCGCTGTGTTGCTAGGCGGTCAAGTTCTCGTCCATATTATTCAGGGTAAAATTCACCGCCGCAATACCCTTGACCAAATGGCCGCAGTTGGCCCAGAATCTCTTTCTATTGCTTTGATTACTGCTGCGTTTGTTGGTATGGTGTTTACAATTCAGGTAGCACGAGAATTTATTAATTTTGGCGCTACTAAAGCAGTAGGTGGGGTTTTGGCGATTTCTTTGGCCCGCGAACTGGGGCCGGTTTTAACTGCTGTAGTTATTGCCGGTCGGGTTGGCTCGGCTTTTGCCGCCGAAATTGGCACCATGAAAGTGACCGAGCAAATTGATGCGCTTTATATTTTGAAAACTGATCCGGTTGATTATTTAGTAGTGCCGCGTGTGATTGCTTGCTGCATGATGTTGCCGGTTTTAACCATTTTATCTCTGCTGACCGGGATGGCCGGCGGTTTACTTGTGGCCACAACTTATTACGGCATTTCTCAACAAGTTTTTCTTGAGTCTGCTCGCAATTTTCTCAATGTTTGGGATCTAACGAGTTGTTGTCTAAAAGGTGTTTGCTTTGGGGCTTTGGTGGCTGTGATTGGTTGTAGCTGGGGTTTAACGACAACGGGAGGTGCAAAAGGTGTAGGACAATCTACTACCGCTGCGGTTGTTACCTCGCTTTTGGCCATCTTTATTAGCAATTTTTTCCTTTCGTGGGTAATGTTTCAAGGCACCGGCAATGCGGTTTTGTAACGATTTTTGAATCTGACGCTTTAGAATTAAAAAGAAACCAAGGCATTTTAAAAACATGACCATCAGCACTTCTTCTGTCAATGCGACTCAAACCGTCGAACTGTCCCCCAGTTACGCGATCCCCCTGGTTTTGGTCATTTCTTCGGTTCCCTTCTTTGTTATTCAACCTTGGGTGGCTGGGTTAATTTCTTTGTTTGGCTTGTTTTTGATGATTCAGAGCGCCACAATTCGCCTAAAATTTACCGATACCGCTCTTGATGTCTACCGTTCTGATAAGCTAATTAGACGTTTTCCTTACGCAGAATGGGAAAATTGGCGCGTTTTTTGGCCGGCCCTTCCAATTTTGTTTTACTTTAAAGAGGTTAAAAGTATTCACTTTTTGCCGGTTTTGTTTGATGCAAAAATGCTGCAAGTTTGTCTCGAACAACGTTGTCCACGAAAGTAATTTGAGTTTTTGGCAGACGTGATACTATTTTTTTAAGGAGGTATCACGTTTTGCATTTTCAGGTAAAATTGTTGGGATTGGTAGAAATTTTTGAGACATGAAACTAGATATGATTGTAATGGTGTCTTTTTGTTGTTTTTTTTTCAACCGCAGATTAACGCAGATTAACGCAGATAGGTTAATTGTTAAACCAAATTTGGGATGAAACGCAGATGAAGGCAGAAAAACGCTGAGAGAAACAATGCTTTTTTGGCTCGGCCAAAAGGTTATTTAGGCTTTGAAATTTTTGCAATATTGAGATTAGATGTTATGAGTTCAGATCACGAAAATCAACAAGAAAATGTTTCGGTGCCAGAAGAAAGCGAAAATTGGCCGGCAGATGAACCAGATGGCGAAATGATGCCTATTGGTAAAGAAGAAACAGTGCCGACAGATGAATATGATACGGGAATAATTACTGCTAGTGATGAGGATACAGTGCCGGCAGATGAACCAGATGCGGAAACTATTCCTGCCGGTGAAGAGGAAACTGGGGCAATAAATCAACCGCAGGCAGAAAATATTGCTGCTAATAATGAGGAGGAAATTTCTCCACTGGTGCCGGTGGAAGCAACAGAAAATGCAGCAGCTTTATTAGCTCAAAGAGTAGCATCTTTGCAAGCACAAGAAGAAGAATTGCGAAAAGAAGTAGCTTCATTGCAAGCAACGAGAGATCAATTATTAGAGTTACAAGTTGAAACGCAAACTGCTTTAGGCCGGCTGGTAAAAGAAGGTTTAAGCGAACTAGAACAACGCAAACAAGCGCTGCAAATTACTGTTGAACAATTGGAACGTCGGCAAGAACGCATTCGCCAAGAAATGCGGACAACTTTTGCTGGGGTTTCCCAAGATTTAGCAATTCGCGTTCAAGGCTTTAAAGATTATTTGGTAGGCAGTTTACAAGATTTAGCAAGTTCAGCAGAACAATTAGAATTAGCGCCTCCCCAAGCGCCGCCAAAACAACAACAACCACAACAAACGGCCAGAGAAACAAGAGGAGATGACCGCAAAGCGTCGTCTCCAAAATTTGCCGAACAAGCGTTTCAAGACCAAGCAAAACAAATTCGCCGCATCATAGATCAATATCGCAATACGCCTGATTATTACGGCCCGCCTTGGCAGTTGCGCCGCACTTTTGAACCCATTCATGCGGAACGAGTTTCTAACTGGTTTTTCAGTCAAGGTGGACGCGGTGCTTTGCGTTCTATGGGTAGCAGGTTGCAGAATATTTTGGTGGGTTCTTCGGTGATTTCTGTATTAAGACAAGTTTATGGAAATCGTTTAAGAACTTTAGTTTTAGCCAACAGTCCGGAACGTTTAG includes the following:
- a CDS encoding MlaE family lipid ABC transporter permease subunit, translating into MKLSSFNFLFGIWGQRLTAAVLLGGQVLVHIIQGKIHRRNTLDQMAAVGPESLSIALITAAFVGMVFTIQVAREFINFGATKAVGGVLAISLARELGPVLTAVVIAGRVGSAFAAEIGTMKVTEQIDALYILKTDPVDYLVVPRVIACCMMLPVLTILSLLTGMAGGLLVATTYYGISQQVFLESARNFLNVWDLTSCCLKGVCFGALVAVIGCSWGLTTTGGAKGVGQSTTAAVVTSLLAIFISNFFLSWVMFQGTGNAVL
- a CDS encoding DUF3119 family protein, whose product is MTISTSSVNATQTVELSPSYAIPLVLVISSVPFFVIQPWVAGLISLFGLFLMIQSATIRLKFTDTALDVYRSDKLIRRFPYAEWENWRVFWPALPILFYFKEVKSIHFLPVLFDAKMLQVCLEQRCPRK
- a CDS encoding DUF3086 domain-containing protein, translated to MSSDHENQQENVSVPEESENWPADEPDGEMMPIGKEETVPTDEYDTGIITASDEDTVPADEPDAETIPAGEEETGAINQPQAENIAANNEEEISPLVPVEATENAAALLAQRVASLQAQEEELRKEVASLQATRDQLLELQVETQTALGRLVKEGLSELEQRKQALQITVEQLERRQERIRQEMRTTFAGVSQDLAIRVQGFKDYLVGSLQDLASSAEQLELAPPQAPPKQQQPQQTARETRGDDRKASSPKFAEQAFQDQAKQIRRIIDQYRNTPDYYGPPWQLRRTFEPIHAERVSNWFFSQGGRGALRSMGSRLQNILVGSSVISVLRQVYGNRLRTLVLANSPERLGEWRRGLQDCLGITRTEFGPERGVVLFEAPEPLVQKAERLLKEGQMPLVIIDETEDQISLSLLQFPLWLAFAPEPQQMQPSMRDF